The genomic DNA GTTCTTTCCAAAACTCTCCAAAAGAACAACTCAGCAGATTGACTCATGAAGtggctcatgctaatgaccAACTTTAACATACAAGGGCTCTTTGAAACTTGTATTTCAACAACCCCCATTGACACCTCCTGGCATTCCTATTAACCATCGTTGAGGAGTCAGATGGGTTTTTACAATGGCCATTGGactatgaatagcactgaccacacctcacaaaGGTTCAAAGCTGaggcaacaccaaccaccaccagaaccgGTAAattatgtattctttctgtgcagccttGCTACCAACTGACCCAAAGAACTAGGTGTTGGGGAGCACTGCGCCAAATGCCCGTGTTTTATCGTGTTTCATACTTAACTCTACATCTGCTCTGCCTGTCAGTGGATTCATGGCAGGAATGAACCCATAGAGGACTGTCCTAATCCTAAATGATTGGATGGGAAAGAATTAATCTTTTCTACTAAAACTGCATTTTTATGTTAAACTAAATCAAATAGTACAAAAATCCACTCATTCAAAAAGACCAACACTTTGAAGGGTGTTTATGTCATTAAAGTTTGGACCTGTTTATGATAATTTAAACTATAAAATACTACAGGTGTGGGTGCAGCTATGCCTGTATGGTTCGGTTTCATTTGCAATCCCTCTCTCACCTGTGTGCTCAGTTGCTCGGCTCCGATTGGTGGCTTGctggactcctggccacgccctctCAGAGGTCTGCTCGGATGATAGGCGTGGCTTGTCACTGTGTGGCTCTTGGTTGGTTGTATTGACAAGTGACTGTAGTTTTTGTAAGTTTCTGTGATGTGTGCTACAAGTCGTTTCATTGGGTATATGGCTTTTGTTCTTGTTCACGTTAGACTGAAGAAGATGACtcttatttttgatttaattgtGGGCATTTTAGTTTATATCGAAACATTTATTCCTAGCACCCACTAGCCCTTTTTTGTTCGTTGTTATTCATCTGTTAAATGAATCCCAAATTCTCAATGCTTAATAAATCACTTTACCCGCTGATCAACCTtgggttgttttattttgcttccGTAGACGGGGTCGTAAATATTTAATTAGATCTGAGAACACTGAAGGCATTAATACATGCTTATTCACTGTGCATAAATGAAGACGGGATGTGCTGTACAGTTGacaattttttacaatttaaatgaaattccaAAACCATCCAGTTTATCACATCTTTATTAATGAACATGGTAACATTTCAATTCAGAAAAGATGattcaaaaacaaactgaaagacTAATGTCATATACAGCGCATCAAACTTTCTTTACCTCCAAGGCATGCTCCTCTCCTACACCCCCATGAACTGTTGAAACAGCAAGATCTCCCccgtacagaaaaaaaaccttttaactACAAGGTGGTTTACACTGAACCTAAATTTACTGCAAATCAAGGTGCATATGTAATGAAGCTAGTTAGTTCCTGTCCTCATCCAACGTTCAAAAGCATTCCTATTGACTCAAGGTTACCGATTAAAACCCTAAATACGCTAAAGCATTGATTAAATAGTTGACCTGAGCTAGAAAAACATGTAATTGACCGACACTTTGCAATCAcagaatttaaatttcattgcATTGCTGTTTTACCTTATCACTGGAGCTCTTGAATGGTCTATGTTCAGCAGTGGGTTTGACACAAAGGATTCCTCCTTTTGGGGACAAACTACGACAGGGCCTGATTCTATGATCTAAGCTTGCAGCATCCTCCAACACTGTGAGCGAGAAGTGAAGGCAGCAGCGTTTCAATAGTAGATTTGCACTGCACTTGAAGGCAGATTCACACCACGTCAAAAATTTTAGAAGAAATTACGTACTTCACCGTTTTAACCTTCCAGCTGACCTCATTGCTAATTTGCAACAGGTTTGCAATGCATGCAGTATAATAAACCAATATCACTCAGAATTACCAGGATAACTAGAATCATGAAGAACATACAACAATAAACCTTGACTAAAACCTTTTCTGGATGGTCATTGTCAACTGCATGTAACAAGTCATTCAGTCATTTCATGCGGTTCGTTACTTTAGAAATCTGGCACATTTGCTTAGGACTACGCATAAATGTATTGAGGCATATTGAAGATACAGGTAAGCATTTCTTTAAATGGATAACCGGTCATGTCACTGGACGAAACACTTCCTTAGGTTTTGCTTACCTGCGTTTTTGCAGCAGAACCTAAGGTGCAAGGTCTGGGATGACACTGCAAAGATCAAATATATTGCACTGTTTGCCATCAGTGAACaattcagacttttttttatatcttataTCAACAGCCTCTCACAACAATGCTCACTCAAACTCAATACTGAGCTAGTCAGAAGCACTTCCTCCATTAGCATTCCACATGCTCATATAGGACATACATGTATTTATGGCACAAGTCTGAGGATATTACACCAGAGTTGATTGATAAGACTTCGAAGAaacaagcatttaaaaaaatcagtcaacTAGACAGTGGCACTTAAGATCAGGAATTCAAAATGTTCAACAACCACACTGACATCCTTAAACAGTTCTTACCAAATGTTTTGAGCGCTGACATTCAAACTATCAGATCAGAATTGCAAATAACACTGAAATGCTACCCACACAATCTACGAAAATGTCAACATGATGCAAAGTCTGAATGAAATCAATGAGTCAGACAAATCTCCAACACCCTATTCCGCCTCAGAACATTTCATACTTACCCAGGAACATGGGAAAAATGACaatatttgacaaaaatacGTAGTTTGCAGTTAATCAAAGCATCAAAAAGGCAGGAATCGCTTAATCAGTTTTGTACTTACAGTATAGGAGGGCTCAAGTGAAGGATGAAGATCGCTTAACCACACCCGACCCTACAACATCTACGTTCTTATACTGGATAAACACTAACAGAATGGGTACAGCAAAAACGatttttgcagtgtttttatattttaaaaacattttaacaaacaaatTTGTACATGAGTTAGTTCGCAATTTCAAATGGGCAAGACAAATGTTTCAATGCATTTTTCGATACAATTTACCTGACTGTCCTGGAAAAAGAACAGCACAAAAAATATACGCAACACTAAAAATATGCAACATTTCTTGCAACCACGTTTCTGGGCAACATAATAAGAAAAATACTTGCTTACCGCTTTTCTAAACTTGCctgtggaggaggaagtgtCCAAGGCAATATACAGTGCATACTACCTCAACAAAGTCTGCAAACCAGGCAAAGATTTTAAGAGCGCCACAGCAACGGAGTCAAATGCATGAGTACATAGTAAATAGATACCTGTCACCTCCCTCATGACAAACATCTGTCTacgtctgacatcagagcaatgtcaggaaaagaaaaagtcaagtCTATCAACAGGACGTTTGTTGGTCTGAACCACTCAGGATCACTGCACACATAATTTATCTACGAATCTTACAGACAGTTGGAGAGAGACAGGACAGCACAATTCTGAAGCAATCTTATTTGGACAATGCATCCCACACATGGCTTGAATTTTCAAAAAGTAAAATGTcccataaaagaaaaaacaaaacttacaGATGTTAATCAACCCCTTTGGTTTAAAACCACCCCAACTTACCAACACAGgaggtttcagtttgttttattgcaaaaacacaacaggcaATAGCATTTTAAAACTGAGATGATTTACATGGAAATGTCTACAATTTAATAAACATGACTTCTAACCACATTAAATGTCAATACAGGGCTGGAATGACCATATGTATAATTGCCTCactaaaaacaaagcatttacatgaaaaaaaaaacaacaaaaaactgaaagagGACGTGATCGCCGGGTAATCTGCCATCTATGTGAAACACTTTGAAACCAAGGAAATTTAAGATCTTCATCAAGGCGTCTGCATCCAAACATTTAACAAAGGATTTTGTTTCGACAATGTAGCATTTACTTTATGTCCACTTCACATTACTGGCCCTGTgcaaaaaaatacatagaaGATACATTGCATGTTAACAGCAGAAACAGTAGACTCAGCTTCCcaaaattaaaagttaaaagcCTGTGTAGGGGAGAAAAAGTTCAGATTAagtttttgaagctgctgcagtcACTGGAACCCTGTTAGACCTGAGGAATAAAGGCGGTTAGGGCACAAAATCATGTGTTCAATGGATGTAGAGCGAGGATTCTTTTTGGAGGCATACCTGAGGGGCTTGTGGTGCTGAACCCATCGACTGAGGGTTGGCTGCACCGTAATAGGCGGCATGCTGTCGGTAGTACTCTGCCCAGGCAGCGCTGTAATCTGGCTGACCTCCAGGTTGGGAGGCAGCGGCGGCAGTAGCTGCTGGTGCCTGGGGGGCTGCTTGACCTGGGGAGTAAATCAGGAAACCAATGGGTGCCAAGGATAATCACAAAGGAAAGAATTATGATCAACCATCGCTCAGCGCATACAAATGACTGGTACGGATATTTATAAGAAGGGGAACGAACCCAACACCACTTTCTGTAGGTGACAGGTCAGAAACCTTCTGCCATTCTATTGGGTGGCTGAGAGGGCAGCTCCTCTACTATAGAGGGCTGTAGGAAAAATACAGCCACCCTTCAGCACAATTCACTTCACAGTTACAGGAGACTCCACCTCaaacaacagaacacagaagACAGCAGCGAACCAGGACGGATAAGACAGGTACACGCAACCAGCCCTCTACTATGCAgctctccatccatccaacagTCAGTAGTGTCATCCTCGACTTTATTCTGAGATATTTCCCAatgtctgtaggttctcagttatccaggtcatggttatccaaatgCTGTTTatatcaatccactggactttaagaaagttcttgaagatgtttagtctctcatccaagagactttttcagaaccacagaacacacatacatatgcatgtgattaacaaacactaaagtgaaaaaataaatttcctaCAGGGATCATTcaagttgatttcatttcattccaaaATCTTAAATTAAGACACCAGGAAGGACATGTAATCCGCACGAGTTGTGTCAAGAACACCAACCTTGTTTCTTGTAATACTCCTCCCAGGCTTTTGTGTAGTCCTGAGGCTGTTGACTCTGTTGACCTACAAAGAGAAGGGAAAGATGTATCATTAAAGCGTCAGATGAAATCTCAAACAAATTCACAACATTCAACCGACATTGCATCAACTAAATCTACAGACATTCGTGGCACATGGCATAACCCTGCCATCAGTGTTGGTAAAGCCCTAACTTAAGAAAATGCTCTCGACTCATTAAGGTGGTTTTATGTCGACAGCTCAGTCCTGTAGATTGCCAAAGTGTTGCAGTCTAAACAGCACAGGCATAAGATGTTAAACCAAGTGGATGCACACTGAAAACGCTCCACAGCAGGCCAGCAGTACTGAAATACCCAAACCTGAAAAGGAAGCCGATTGAGAGCCTTGTCGCTGTTTAGACCGCCTTGTGTTAAATAGATGTACACTGAAGCTACGTTCATATACCCATTTTCTTGTAATATTCCTCCCAGGCCTTGGAGTAATCTGCCTGTCCACTCTGACCTGCAGCCTGTGGGtcacctgttaaaaaaaacGGTACTTGTAATTAGTGAATCATTCTCAGCAGTTTGTCCTCCACCTGCCTGGATCGAGTTCTCAGCCTAAGGATGGCGGAGGAAAACTATCCTGCCCCTGGGGTAATgttaaaaaaaggtttgttttttgcagaGGCAAAGTCACTTacgaaaaacaaaaccaactcATCTCCTGTCAGTGACACCAGGCAGACGTGAGCATAGGACACTAATGACGTAAAAGTATTGTGCTACACTGCTCTGCACTCGCCTGAACGTTTTATGCCTCTTTAAGGAACAGACTCCTGGCAGACAAACACTAGTTACCTTGGCCATTGGATTGGGTGGTGCCAGGAGCTCCACTAGTCGGGGTCATAGGAGCTTGCGGCTGCTGGCTGTACTGAGCATAGTAGGCTGCCCACGCTGCTGCATTAGCATCAGCTGCTGCTTTATCTGCACACAAAGTTTGTTGTTAGCATAGCAGCATCACAAACTAAACTACACCACACATGTAGTTAGTATCATCTAGTTACTGATTACTTTGTTAAAAAATTAAGATGTCAGTACACACTTGGATCAGGCTGTCCCTGTTGCCAGTGTGGGTAGCCATTGCCCCAACCCTGAGGCTGGTAAGGTGCAGGAGGACCActgatgaaagaaaataaaaagcgaTAACCTTGCAACAGCTCTACTCGAGTCATTATAATCAATGCAACACTAAAATCTTTAATAATGAGGTACTTACTGCGGCCCTGGGGGCCCCTGGTTGTATGGTCCAGGGTTGTACGGTCCCATGGGAGCACCAGGGGGGCCAGGTGGCCCTGGGGGACCATGTGGGCCTGGACCACCATGTGGACCAGGTGGGCCATGCGGGCCACCCATTGGAGTGACCGGTCCCTTGAAACACAAAGAGATCCTGATAAATAAACACGAAGAGAAGACCGTCTATCTTTGCATCCTTAAACAGATTAAGTGTCTCACCCCTATtttctcctccaccagctgcCTGGCATAGTCAATCTGCTGATGGGAGCCACGGACTGTGAACATCTTAATGTTAGGATCAGAGTTGGGAGGTGGATTCCTCTGGAGCTCAATTCTAGCTCCAGACTGTTGGCTGATGCCCTTGATCGTCTCCCCACCTGAACaattcaaaaacatttacaaaaaacacaCCTAAATTTAACTACCAACCAAAAATTGAGCAAACATCTATCTGATTCACAGTTAAAAAGTGCCTAAAAAGTGTCAAGGGAACCCTGCTGCTGAGGATGTAACCTGCCTTTTCCGATGATGAGGCCAGTCTTCATGGTCGGTACGGTGAAAGAGAATTCCTGCAGGCCACCAGGTGGGCCCATGTTCCAGTTCCCCTGCCCGCGACCGCGGCCTCTACCACCACCGTGCCCTGGAGGCCCGCCAGCTTGGACACTCCTCAGCAGATCCGATATAATTTCTGCTGCATGCTGAGCATGGTCAGGTGGGCCCATGATCTGTGCTATCCTGTCGGGTTTGCTGCCATCATCTGGAGGGAGGAAGTAGAAAATTAGGGGCCATCTTCACACTCAGTTCTCAAATCAGCTCAAAAGGTACTTCAGTTGTTGAACTGCCAATCCACCATGTTTctccagtgtttttgtgttcaggTCTCagataggtttagggttagggatataCATCAGCTTCTCAGCGTGGTGCATGAGTTCTCATCATAGACCGGACGCACTCTAACTGTGTCTGAGAGGATTTAGATATTGCTAAAGGGTTCTAATCACTTGCCTGGTTTAAACTGAATCCGGACTCCTGTGtcattctgtattttcttgATCATTTCTCCGTTTCTGCCGATCACAATCCCCACGGCAAACCGCGGGACTGGAAcctacacaacaaacaacacaatattGACTCAAACCCATGTAtgtaaatgaacacatttaaccTATTGCGAATACTCACATCCAAGCTATCTCCTGCTCCCCCTCCGACTCGTGAACCATACTCGCCCCTCTGCTCCCTGAAGCCTTGGTCTCTGATCAGTTCCATCACCATCTCTGTGGCTTGCTAAAGAGAAATTATGGTATATGAAATTACAGAAACACTCACTTATCTGTTAGTCAAACAAGATTTTGGATGTTGGAAACGGGATAGAAATAGCTCTAATAcagatcaaataaaaacactataAAGTGTCACAGCCTGATATTGTTAATAGGACATTTCACACAATTCAAAACACACCTGAACTTTAAAGGGTTCTCCTGAAATGCGGAGTGGCTTGTCTGCACCGGTGTTTTGCGGTCCATCTTGGATCATGACCATCTTGACTCCTGCTCTTTCCTGCAGGTTAAAATAGTAACAGATGTTATTATTGTGTATatgtcaaatttgaaaatggttGAAAAACATTCCCTCTGGTGAATTGATCACCAAGCTACTCTGATGGACACCAACCTGAAGGCTTTTGATGGTCTCCCCTCCCTTCCCAATGACAAGTCCGGCTTTTGAGGCAGGGACCATAATCTCCTGGACAGTCATTCCTGGGCCATCATTGTGGTTGAATGCTGGAGCTGGACGCCCCTTCTCTACTATTTCTGTCAGTAGCCTTTTTGCAGTCctgatgagaggaaaaaaagatatataaagCCTGAAAGTTCAGAtaatatttacattcattcaccCAAAACATTAATGTGAGccagtgaaattaaattacagctGTTAACTATTAAAAAAGCCAGTGCTGGCTCTAAAACGACTTACATGGTGTTAAATGAGATTATCATCAAATGAGGAAACTGAAAAGAGGACAACACTTACTGGATGGACTCTGGCGGCCCTGTCAACGTGACTGATCTATCTGGCATCCCTCCACTGTCTACAACAAAATAAGGTTGTTTAATGCATACCTCAGAATAATAAGGAAAACCACTTGGTATAAGTGAAATTAGCAATGCTATTAAGTCACAAACTTACCAGGTGCAATCTGTATTTTACATCCAGATTCCTGTTGCAGGCGTGATATTTGTTCCCCTCCTCTTCCAATTACTTCAAGAAAAAAGGTGCATTAGCCCCAGATTCAATAACATTATCCAATTATCAAGTAAACTGTGAAGCGTCTGAGGTGAAACTTACTGAATCCAACCATTCCATCGGGAACCTTGAATTCCTCTGATATTGATCTGAgagtaaaaaaatcaaagtgaGCTGTGAAATGATAACCACTTGTGGAAAAACAATAATCCTTCAGTAAACCAAAATATTTACCTTGGGGCGCCACCCATTCCTCCCATCGCTGAAAAGgctgaaaaacacattacaggacattagaaaaaatatttgactgaGTACAAAATGTCTGATAACTTTTTTAGGCAAACATTAACCCAAATGTCCagctacatactgtacataactGACCACATAAACCATGAGGTAACTTACCATCATTTGTTGCCACTTTCTTTGTCTCTGGTTGGTCTGTGACAACATGACATAATAGCCAGCATAAGTATCTCTTATCATACCTAGAAATACATTATTGTCTGTCCACTACAGCCTGAAAACTAAATGGTCAAGGAAAAGGATGTTTGCCATAAACTACAGCTCATCATATCGAATGCAACTCCGTAAGCTATATCTACATACGTAAAATACCTCAAACAGTTGTCTAATTGAGACAGACACTAAAACAATGTCTGATGTTATCAAAAAGATGGGACCACCTCACTCTAGATTGTTGAATGAGATCAATCAGAAAAAGATCTGGCACATTGTAGAGGTTGACTCTGTTCTACAAGATTAATTTTTTCCATGAAATACTGAATTCTGCtcacaaaaatgcattttttaaaaattgaaacaaATGCTATGTCCTTTTACAAAAGTGGTTATACAGCCTGACTTTGGATACATAAATCAACCATTAAAAATTAGAACTCTGCAGCTCCTTAACATCTATAAGAAAAACTTCAACAAGAGGGTCAGATTAcaaatgtaattaattagaccCAAATAAGAACATAACAGGAAACTAATACACATGTTGTTGAATTATCACTTACGCAAATATCACTGCATCACATTTTTATAAACACTTACATAAAATATGGACAACACAGCTGTTGAACTTTTTAAAACCAGATTTTTTAGAATATATTATTTCAAACTACCCATCATTGcataataaactaaaaaaatccAGCGGATAATGATGCAAACTGATATAAAATTTAGAACAGACATGGTAAAGTAGCAACCTGGCATACAAAGTATTGTGCCTCATTAATTATTAGACATTCCTAGACTTATCAATTTTCTCAAAGGCCCTGTTAGCCGAGTCTATTACGTAATGAAATTTGTTCAGGATTGAGGAGAGGGAGTTGTGATGACAAAGAAATTGCTAATCACATGCAGCAACTAACAAATGGCATGGAGttaaataaagcaaattaatgaaataaaactggttAGTAAGCACTACATGTAAATACTTGTTTATGAAAATGCATACCAATATATTTGACGTTAAGACACAAAATAATTAGGAGTATATACatgtaattataattttttatgtACTTATAGAGAAAAACACTGGCAAGCACTAACTATTTCAACTTGCACTGAATCGATTTGAGTCACTGACCGATATTCAGGTTAGGCATGGGAAAATACCCACCAGCGTCCTCCAAGGGCCTTTTCTGGCCTCCATAGCCAAAATCATTGCTTGGGGGTGCCGCAACGCCATCTCCACCAATTTTTGCTGCTATctgttacaaataaataaattttatttatcatatatatatgtatatatttgctGCTCAAAATACATTCGTGAATGTGTTTCGATGATTTATTTGCTGCTCATTTTGCCCGAGTTCGACGCCTCTGGCTGGGGCCTGCACATGTACGGGTAGCGGAACCAACAAAGGAAAGTGAGCATTTCAAATTTTTCTGCCAGAGGAAATTACACTAATGGTtcttgaaataattaaatacgaACGTTTGTCATTGCCTAATTTATTAAATACACTCTGCACGGATCATTTCTGAATTCGCCTTCATTTCGTGACGTATCACTTCCGTTTATTCACGAACACCAAGTGGTCGCTCGTTTGTccgaagctgtttaaatcaatccattggACTTAAAGAAAGTTCATCCACGAAGCTCCTTCAGTTCTTtcctaaagtccagtggattgatttaaaaaactgtGGACAACCATGACcgggataactgagaacctacatagACGGTCGCtcctctggttttttttttttttttagcttagcCAGACGTGTTGCTATACGCAAcgatgaaaataattttcagatTAAAATGCAAGGAATGTTAAATAACAGTGACTTTTTACCTGTCGTGCTCGCTGTAAAGCGTCTTTAAAAGCATCGTTCATGCCGCCACCGGGGTTAGAGGATGGGGGAGCCACGCTACTGTAATCCGCCATGTCTACAGCACTACGCTTTCTCTTCTTCGACGCAACAAGATGGCGGCTTAcggtgacaggaagtggaggggaAAACAAAGTATCGCGATAACTACTGATGTGACGTTTCGTATCGAGACTTCGAAGCGTGTGCCGAGTGAGGGAGGGGGCGTTTCCCTGTGATGTGTGTATGGACGCTTGCTTCATTTAGGGGATGACCTGAACTTGATGACCTAAtgataccacgtgactgattcagAACCAATAAAAATATCCAAAGAACTGCAGGCCCCACTGGCCTCAGTTAAGGTCGGTCTTCACGGCTCCACTCTACACTGGCCAAAAATGGCATCCATGGGAGAGAAATATTCTGTGGACTGATGGGtcaaaaattgaactttttggacAGTGTGCAACCCGtgtacatcttgtgtagacggtgtaatctgaaggagatcagtgactgtaaagtagtagtaggtgagagtgtagccaaacagcataggatggtgatGTGTAGGATgattctggtggtgaggaagatgaagagggcaaaggcagaggagATGACGAAATGGTGGAATCTGAAAAAGGACGAGTGTTGCAtaacttttaggaaggagttaagacaggctctgggtggtcaggaggtacttccagatgactggacaactacaactACAGCTCTTGTTCGTCGCGGTTAATATGTTCAAGGAACCGCAGGTGATTGACGAATTCAGCGAtagagcgatgaactatttatcttattatttatggtaatttaaaggtttatgaaccctccccatcttcttcttttcccaggggttgccacagcaaatcaattgtcTCCATTCATCCCTGTCTCcggcatcctcttctctcacaccaactaccttcatgtcctctttcactacatccataaacctcctcgtcggtcttcctctaggcctcctgccttgttcaaaactcagcatccttctaccaatatagtATGACTATCTCTcctgtggacatgtccaaaccatctcagtctggcctcacTGACTTTATcaccaaaacctctaacatgtgctgtccctctgatgtactcctccctgatcctatccatcctggtcactcccaaagagaacctcagcatcttaatctctgctacctccagctctgtctcctgtcttttcctcagtcatactgtctctagaccaaacaacatcgctggtctcaccacagttttgtccacctttcattttagctgaaattcttctatcacacatcacacctgacacttttctccacccgttccatcctgccggtacacacttcttcacctcttttccacactctccattgctctagactgttgaccctaagtacttaaaatcttccactttcttgatctcttctccctgtaacctcactcttccacttgggtccctctcattcacac from Antennarius striatus isolate MH-2024 chromosome 18, ASM4005453v1, whole genome shotgun sequence includes the following:
- the fubp1 gene encoding far upstream element-binding protein 1 isoform X5, coding for MADYSSVAPPSSNPGGGMNDAFKDALQRARQIAAKIGGDGVAAPPSNDFGYGGQKRPLEDAGGYFPMPNLNIDQPETKKVATNDAFSAMGGMGGAPRSISEEFKVPDGMVGFIIGRGGEQISRLQQESGCKIQIAPDSGGMPDRSVTLTGPPESIQTAKRLLTEIVEKGRPAPAFNHNDGPGMTVQEIMVPASKAGLVIGKGGETIKSLQERAGVKMVMIQDGPQNTGADKPLRISGEPFKVQQATEMVMELIRDQGFREQRGEYGSRVGGGAGDSLDVPVPRFAVGIVIGRNGEMIKKIQNDTGVRIQFKPDDGSKPDRIAQIMGPPDHAQHAAEIISDLLRSVQAGGPPGHGGGRGRGRGQGNWNMGPPGGLQEFSFTVPTMKTGLIIGKGGETIKGISQQSGARIELQRNPPPNSDPNIKMFTVRGSHQQIDYARQLVEEKIGGPVTPMGGPHGPPGPHGGPGPHGPPGPPGPPGAPMGPYNPGPYNQGPPGPHGPPAPYQPQGWGNGYPHWQQGQPDPNKAAADANAAAWAAYYAQYSQQPQAPMTPTSGAPGTTQSNGQGQQSQQPQDYTKAWEEYYKKQGQAAPQAPAATAAAASQPGGQPDYSAAWAEYYRQHAAYYGAANPQSMGSAPQAPQCHPRPCTLGSAAKTQCWRMLQA
- the fubp1 gene encoding far upstream element-binding protein 1 isoform X4 — protein: MADYSSVAPPSSNPGGGMNDAFKDALQRARQIAAKIGGDGVAAPPSNDFGYGGQKRPLEDAGGYFPMPNLNIDQPETKKVATNDAFSAMGGMGGAPRSISEEFKVPDGMVGFIIGRGGEQISRLQQESGCKIQIAPDSGGMPDRSVTLTGPPESIQTAKRLLTEIVEKGRPAPAFNHNDGPGMTVQEIMVPASKAGLVIGKGGETIKSLQERAGVKMVMIQDGPQNTGADKPLRISGEPFKVQQATEMVMELIRDQGFREQRGEYGSRVGGGAGDSLDVPVPRFAVGIVIGRNGEMIKKIQNDTGVRIQFKPDDGSKPDRIAQIMGPPDHAQHAAEIISDLLRSVQAGGPPGHGGGRGRGRGQGNWNMGPPGGLQEFSFTVPTMKTGLIIGKGGETIKGISQQSGARIELQRNPPPNSDPNIKMFTVRGSHQQIDYARQLVEEKIGGPVTPMGGPHGPPGPHGGPGPHGPPGPPGPPGAPMGPYNPGPYNQGPPGPHGPPAPYQPQGWGNGYPHWQQGQPDPNKAAADANAAAWAAYYAQYSQQPQAPMTPTSGAPGTTQSNGQGDPQAAGQSGQADYSKAWEEYYKKMGQQSQQPQDYTKAWEEYYKKQGQAAPQAPAATAAAASQPGGQPDYSAAWAEYYRQHAAYYGAANPQSMGSAPQAPQGQ
- the fubp1 gene encoding far upstream element-binding protein 1 isoform X3 is translated as MADYSSVAPPSSNPGGGMNDAFKDALQRARQIAAKIGGDGVAAPPSNDFGYGGQKRPLEDADQPETKKVATNDAFSAMGGMGGAPRSISEEFKVPDGMVGFIIGRGGEQISRLQQESGCKIQIAPDSGGMPDRSVTLTGPPESIQTAKRLLTEIVEKGRPAPAFNHNDGPGMTVQEIMVPASKAGLVIGKGGETIKSLQERAGVKMVMIQDGPQNTGADKPLRISGEPFKVQQATEMVMELIRDQGFREQRGEYGSRVGGGAGDSLDVPVPRFAVGIVIGRNGEMIKKIQNDTGVRIQFKPDDGSKPDRIAQIMGPPDHAQHAAEIISDLLRSVQAGGPPGHGGGRGRGRGQGNWNMGPPGGLQEFSFTVPTMKTGLIIGKGGETIKGISQQSGARIELQRNPPPNSDPNIKMFTVRGSHQQIDYARQLVEEKIGGPVTPMGGPHGPPGPHGGPGPHGPPGPPGPPGAPMGPYNPGPYNQGPPGPHGPPAPYQPQGWGNGYPHWQQGQPDPNKAAADANAAAWAAYYAQYSQQPQAPMTPTSGAPGTTQSNGQGDPQAAGQSGQADYSKAWEEYYKKMGQQSQQPQDYTKAWEEYYKKQGQAAPQAPAATAAAASQPGGQPDYSAAWAEYYRQHAAYYGAANPQSMGSAPQAPQCHPRPCTLGSAAKTQCWRMLQA
- the fubp1 gene encoding far upstream element-binding protein 1 isoform X1; this translates as MADYSSVAPPSSNPGGGMNDAFKDALQRARQIAAKIGGDGVAAPPSNDFGYGGQKRPLEDAGGYFPMPNLNIDQPETKKVATNDAFSAMGGMGGAPRSISEEFKVPDGMVGFIIGRGGEQISRLQQESGCKIQIAPDSGGMPDRSVTLTGPPESIQTAKRLLTEIVEKGRPAPAFNHNDGPGMTVQEIMVPASKAGLVIGKGGETIKSLQERAGVKMVMIQDGPQNTGADKPLRISGEPFKVQQATEMVMELIRDQGFREQRGEYGSRVGGGAGDSLDVPVPRFAVGIVIGRNGEMIKKIQNDTGVRIQFKPDDGSKPDRIAQIMGPPDHAQHAAEIISDLLRSVQAGGPPGHGGGRGRGRGQGNWNMGPPGGLQEFSFTVPTMKTGLIIGKGGETIKGISQQSGARIELQRNPPPNSDPNIKMFTVRGSHQQIDYARQLVEEKIGGPVTPMGGPHGPPGPHGGPGPHGPPGPPGPPGAPMGPYNPGPYNQGPPGPHGPPAPYQPQGWGNGYPHWQQGQPDPNKAAADANAAAWAAYYAQYSQQPQAPMTPTSGAPGTTQSNGQGDPQAAGQSGQADYSKAWEEYYKKMGQQSQQPQDYTKAWEEYYKKQGQAAPQAPAATAAAASQPGGQPDYSAAWAEYYRQHAAYYGAANPQSMGSAPQAPQCHPRPCTLGSAAKTQCWRMLQA